A DNA window from Balneola sp. contains the following coding sequences:
- a CDS encoding restriction endonuclease has translation MKEVMNSWENKKLGEVITLQRGFDITKKERVEGSYDVISSSGVSYNHNEYKVKGPGVIIGRKGSLGTVHYSDSNYWPHDTTLWVKKFNGNDPLFIYYFLKTLHLEKYDVGASNPTLNRNHVHKLQVSVPGLNTQQKIASILSTFDDLIENNTRRIEILEEMARLIYREWFVHYRYPGHENDALVDSGTDLGEIPEGWEVKELGDLFKVKSGYAFKSKNLSDDGAFGIIKIKNVTDNGLDIDSLDYHEGPIPERGQKFKLKNGDVLLTMTGYIGRVVRVPKLEGPFYANQRVGKVFTKKYRHLINYFYELLKSREYQDIMNNLAYGAAQPNISSKNLHGIMVKKPKSGIIDQFNSTVQPIYEEIDTLINKNRKFRETRDLLLPKLISGKIEIESL, from the coding sequence ATGAAAGAAGTTATGAATAGTTGGGAGAACAAAAAGCTTGGCGAGGTTATTACACTTCAAAGAGGTTTTGATATTACAAAAAAAGAACGAGTTGAAGGTTCATATGATGTCATATCTTCTTCTGGAGTAAGCTATAATCATAATGAGTATAAGGTAAAGGGGCCAGGTGTAATTATTGGACGGAAGGGATCTTTAGGAACTGTTCACTACAGTGATAGTAATTACTGGCCACATGACACAACTTTATGGGTTAAAAAGTTTAATGGTAATGATCCGTTGTTCATTTATTATTTCCTTAAAACTCTTCATTTAGAGAAGTACGATGTAGGTGCTTCAAACCCAACGCTAAATAGAAATCATGTACACAAACTTCAGGTATCAGTTCCAGGCTTAAATACCCAACAAAAGATAGCTTCAATACTCTCAACTTTTGATGACCTCATCGAAAACAACACCCGGCGCATTGAGATTTTGGAAGAGATGGCCCGGCTCATTTACCGCGAGTGGTTTGTTCACTACCGCTACCCCGGCCACGAGAATGATGCTCTGGTCGATTCCGGAACGGATTTGGGGGAGATTCCTGAGGGGTGGGAGGTTAAAGAGCTTGGAGACCTATTTAAGGTTAAATCAGGATATGCATTTAAAAGTAAAAACTTATCAGATGATGGGGCTTTCGGTATAATTAAAATTAAAAATGTAACTGATAATGGGTTAGATATCGACAGCCTTGATTATCACGAAGGTCCAATACCTGAAAGAGGTCAAAAATTTAAGCTAAAAAATGGTGATGTTTTACTGACAATGACTGGATACATTGGTCGAGTTGTTCGAGTGCCAAAATTAGAAGGGCCCTTCTATGCTAATCAAAGGGTTGGCAAAGTATTTACAAAGAAATATAGACACCTTATTAATTACTTTTATGAGCTCTTAAAGAGCAGAGAGTATCAAGATATCATGAACAATTTAGCCTATGGGGCTGCACAGCCAAATATAAGTTCTAAAAACTTACACGGTATAATGGTAAAAAAACCAAAATCAGGAATAATAGATCAGTTTAATAGCACTGTACAACCTATTTATGAGGAAATCGATACGCTTATAAATAAAAATAGAAAGTTTCGGGAAACCAGAGATTTACTTTTGCCAAAGTTGATTTCGGGGAAGATTGAAATTGAAAGTTTATGA
- a CDS encoding restriction endonuclease: MELKPYQQDVLDDLELYLEYIQEDHDYGKAFNRFWEDKIGAYNPVTRDGMRPYKNNVPGAVHACIKVPTAGGKTFIAVNGLRTIFNAFDTSKPKAVVWLVPWRNLLDQAYEALSDPDHPYRQKLNTLFNHRVGIYKKEDLLQGANFNPTVVEEQLSIFVMSFASLRARRREDRKVFEENGQLASFADAFETSDHVLEDTDETALINVIRKLNPVVVLDESHNAETELSVEMLKDLRPSFILDLTATPKSNSNIISSASAMALKREHMVKLPVIVYNHHDKTEVVNSALHLQSKLERLAKEEHEKGGKYIRPIVLFQAQADRDDDSTTFTKIKEQLLELQIPEEQIAIKTANINDLDGKDLMSKDCPIRYIITINALKEGWDCPFAYILASLANRSSAVDVEQILGRVLRQPYVAKHDSPLLNLSYVLTASNQFAETLDNIVEALQESGFSKRDYRKKDRKAESKEESTDPLEQLVLGESEQKPIVEEDEPIETSRIRFRSEDTEDAEVEDEIVSDIQETAKKESEEFERKIQGTGDSEAEKYNDLKHAKVNMYRMKDHFKEDALKLELPQFFIEIKGAGNELFGTESELVPLDQNYLLEDFRLSNQNAEINFSELESELYKVDLEETGNNQSTPSFARIEDDRVREPLVEYIRSQPKETQVKNVAHTLIELIGSIYPIPEEDIKLYVSRILSDMNSEQLIDCVQNKYTYKDIIKRKIRTLADEHAEKEFQKKVDTNKIKAHPNFKLKEQLAPGNLAPNISRSLYEREASINKFEEEILLKIHNLDNVKFWHRNLERGKGFAINGFKGNHYPDFLIYTEKGNVVIIETKGDDRDNSDSIAKLKLGKQWADLAGKSYRYLMVFNHNAIEGAYNANQIRDIVSEL; this comes from the coding sequence ATGGAGCTTAAACCCTACCAACAAGATGTACTGGATGATCTGGAATTGTACTTGGAATACATTCAGGAAGATCATGACTATGGTAAAGCGTTCAATCGGTTTTGGGAAGATAAGATTGGAGCTTACAATCCTGTTACCAGAGATGGGATGCGTCCGTATAAAAATAATGTGCCCGGCGCGGTTCATGCTTGTATTAAAGTTCCGACTGCCGGTGGTAAAACATTCATTGCTGTAAACGGCCTCCGTACTATCTTCAATGCCTTTGATACCAGTAAGCCTAAAGCAGTAGTGTGGTTGGTGCCCTGGAGGAATTTATTAGATCAGGCATATGAAGCACTTTCGGACCCGGATCATCCGTATCGGCAGAAATTAAATACACTATTCAATCATCGAGTTGGCATTTATAAAAAAGAGGATCTTCTACAGGGAGCCAATTTCAACCCAACGGTAGTTGAAGAGCAGCTCAGTATTTTTGTGATGAGTTTTGCAAGTTTACGAGCTAGAAGAAGAGAAGACCGAAAAGTATTTGAGGAAAATGGGCAGCTTGCGAGCTTTGCAGATGCTTTTGAAACAAGCGATCATGTGTTGGAAGATACCGATGAGACCGCTCTTATTAATGTGATAAGAAAACTGAATCCAGTAGTTGTTTTAGATGAAAGCCATAATGCGGAAACCGAATTAAGTGTTGAAATGCTTAAAGATCTACGGCCAAGTTTTATTCTTGACCTGACGGCTACACCAAAAAGTAATAGCAATATCATCTCTTCGGCTTCGGCTATGGCGCTCAAAAGAGAGCACATGGTTAAATTGCCGGTAATTGTATATAACCATCATGATAAAACAGAGGTCGTAAATAGTGCCCTTCACTTGCAGAGCAAATTAGAAAGGCTGGCTAAAGAGGAACATGAAAAGGGCGGAAAATACATTCGCCCTATTGTGCTCTTTCAGGCCCAGGCAGATAGAGACGATGATTCAACAACCTTCACAAAAATCAAAGAACAGCTTTTAGAGCTTCAGATCCCGGAAGAACAGATTGCAATCAAAACAGCAAACATCAATGATCTTGATGGTAAAGATTTGATGTCTAAGGATTGTCCTATTCGCTATATCATTACCATTAACGCACTGAAAGAAGGATGGGACTGTCCGTTTGCCTATATCTTAGCTTCCTTGGCTAACCGTTCATCGGCTGTAGATGTAGAGCAGATTTTAGGGAGAGTTCTACGTCAACCTTATGTGGCAAAACATGATTCTCCGCTACTGAACCTTTCTTATGTACTTACAGCTTCCAATCAATTTGCTGAAACCCTTGATAACATCGTTGAGGCATTGCAGGAATCCGGGTTTAGTAAACGTGATTATCGAAAAAAAGATCGAAAGGCTGAATCAAAAGAAGAATCAACTGATCCCTTAGAACAATTGGTTTTAGGTGAGTCCGAACAAAAGCCCATAGTAGAAGAAGATGAACCTATTGAAACAAGCCGTATCCGATTTAGATCGGAGGACACTGAAGACGCAGAAGTTGAAGATGAGATTGTCTCTGACATTCAGGAAACAGCGAAAAAAGAGAGTGAAGAATTTGAGCGTAAAATTCAGGGTACAGGAGATTCTGAAGCCGAAAAATACAATGACCTCAAACATGCCAAGGTGAACATGTATAGAATGAAAGACCATTTTAAGGAAGATGCTTTAAAACTGGAGCTTCCCCAATTTTTTATTGAAATCAAAGGAGCTGGCAATGAATTGTTTGGAACCGAATCTGAATTGGTACCATTAGATCAGAATTATTTGTTAGAAGATTTTCGGCTTAGTAACCAAAACGCAGAAATCAATTTTTCTGAGTTAGAATCGGAGCTCTATAAAGTGGATCTAGAAGAAACGGGTAACAATCAATCTACTCCGTCTTTTGCCAGAATAGAAGATGACAGAGTTCGGGAACCATTGGTGGAATACATCCGATCACAGCCGAAGGAAACACAGGTTAAGAATGTCGCTCACACGTTAATTGAGCTTATTGGCAGTATTTATCCAATACCCGAAGAGGATATTAAATTGTATGTCAGTAGAATTTTGAGTGATATGAATAGTGAGCAGCTCATCGACTGTGTGCAAAATAAATATACCTACAAAGATATTATAAAACGAAAGATCAGAACCTTAGCTGACGAACATGCTGAAAAGGAATTCCAAAAGAAAGTAGATACAAATAAGATAAAAGCTCACCCAAACTTTAAGCTAAAAGAACAGCTAGCGCCGGGAAATTTAGCCCCCAATATTAGCAGATCACTTTATGAAAGAGAGGCTTCAATTAACAAGTTTGAGGAAGAAATCCTGCTAAAAATCCACAACCTTGATAACGTTAAATTCTGGCATAGAAATCTTGAGAGGGGTAAAGGCTTTGCCATCAATGGTTTTAAAGGTAATCACTATCCTGATTTTTTGATTTATACAGAAAAAGGAAATGTGGTAATTATAGAGACTAAAGGTGATGACCGTGATAATTCGGATAGTATTGCAAAACTTAAATTGGGTAAGCAATGGGCCGACTTAGCAGGGAAAAGCTATCGTTATCTCATGGTATTTAATCATAATGCAATAGAGGGAGCATACAACGCAAATCAAATTCGGGACATAGTTTCAGAGTTATAG
- a CDS encoding site-specific DNA-methyltransferase → MPTLHWIGKEKVVNHHQDVPYRVLEHQYGFDAEQGERTEPTESGNKIIHGDNLEALKSLLPGYEGKIKCIYIDPPYNTGEEGWAYNDNVNHPKIKKWLGEVVGKEGDDLSRHDKWLCMMYPRLQLLFKLLSDDGVIFISIDDYESHHLISIANEIFGIKNKIATVVWDLGTGTQAGHFVRSHEYVLVYCKNKNLVPNFKGGAGEIKHSALKKISKKNPKSDFTFPKGTRFDADSGTKLDGSWGGSEKTFLKHGEMISEDGELPDKVTLEAGWAMKSQMKEWFYGNKNETYDTKGQKLLEFYFNSSGVLTYRKEKSVINPPTVIRKLANTKSGSKELEGIIGENNFDFPKPHELIKYLIKLVTSKNDIVLDSFAGTGTTGQAVQQLNKEDGGNRNFILVEMEDYADSVTSERVKRVIKGYHFNGKVKKALKSYKINITNLKNANDLVDFYEEKRTNGEYNEVNIESDGEKINIVGVKKVSGKVNGIGGSFDFYQLGQPLFDENKLLNEDVEESRIREYVWYSETKTAFPKERAEDAHKHLLGTKDETDYYFFYEKEIITTLNHEFLATIKQKSDQYVIYADNCLLSKEFLQSRNIIFKKIPRDISRF, encoded by the coding sequence ATGCCTACACTACACTGGATTGGCAAAGAAAAAGTCGTAAATCATCATCAGGATGTACCGTACCGCGTGTTGGAACACCAATATGGCTTTGATGCGGAACAAGGGGAAAGAACAGAGCCCACAGAAAGCGGAAATAAGATTATTCACGGGGATAACCTGGAGGCCCTAAAAAGCCTGCTGCCAGGATACGAAGGTAAAATTAAGTGCATTTATATTGATCCTCCTTACAATACTGGAGAGGAAGGGTGGGCATATAACGATAATGTCAATCATCCTAAAATAAAAAAATGGTTAGGTGAGGTTGTCGGAAAAGAAGGTGACGACTTAAGCCGTCATGACAAATGGCTTTGTATGATGTATCCACGACTTCAACTTTTATTTAAACTACTTTCCGATGATGGTGTAATTTTTATTTCAATAGATGATTATGAAAGCCACCACTTAATAAGTATCGCAAATGAAATATTTGGAATTAAAAATAAAATAGCGACAGTTGTTTGGGATTTAGGTACAGGTACTCAAGCAGGTCATTTTGTTAGATCACATGAATATGTTTTAGTTTATTGTAAGAATAAAAACCTAGTCCCAAACTTTAAAGGAGGTGCTGGGGAGATAAAACATTCGGCTTTAAAGAAAATTAGTAAGAAGAATCCAAAAAGTGATTTTACTTTTCCTAAAGGAACAAGGTTTGATGCTGATTCGGGGACAAAACTTGATGGAAGTTGGGGTGGATCTGAAAAAACTTTTCTAAAGCACGGTGAAATGATAAGTGAGGATGGTGAGTTACCAGATAAAGTTACTTTAGAAGCAGGTTGGGCAATGAAGTCTCAAATGAAAGAGTGGTTTTATGGAAATAAAAATGAAACGTATGATACTAAAGGGCAAAAATTACTTGAATTTTATTTTAATTCGAGTGGTGTTCTAACTTATAGAAAAGAAAAAAGTGTAATAAATCCACCTACTGTAATAAGAAAACTAGCTAATACAAAATCTGGCTCAAAAGAACTGGAAGGTATTATAGGAGAAAATAATTTTGACTTTCCAAAACCACATGAACTAATAAAATACCTTATTAAACTAGTCACTAGTAAGAATGACATAGTATTAGATTCTTTTGCAGGTACGGGAACTACTGGCCAAGCTGTTCAGCAATTAAACAAAGAAGATGGAGGAAATCGAAATTTTATTTTAGTAGAAATGGAAGATTATGCAGATTCTGTTACCTCTGAAAGAGTAAAAAGGGTAATAAAAGGTTATCATTTTAATGGGAAAGTCAAAAAGGCCTTAAAAAGTTATAAGATTAATATTACTAACTTAAAGAATGCAAATGATCTGGTAGACTTTTATGAAGAAAAGAGAACGAATGGAGAGTACAATGAGGTAAATATTGAAAGTGATGGCGAAAAAATTAATATAGTTGGAGTAAAGAAAGTATCTGGGAAGGTTAACGGCATTGGCGGCAGTTTCGATTTTTACCAATTAGGCCAACCCCTCTTTGACGAAAATAAACTACTTAACGAAGATGTAGAAGAATCACGTATTCGAGAATACGTGTGGTACAGCGAAACTAAAACGGCTTTCCCCAAAGAACGTGCTGAAGATGCCCATAAACATTTACTCGGCACCAAAGATGAAACCGATTACTACTTCTTTTACGAGAAGGAAATTATTACCACGCTCAATCATGAGTTTTTAGCAACCATTAAACAAAAGTCAGATCAGTATGTGATCTATGCCGATAACTGTCTGCTTTCCAAAGAATTTTTGCAGAGCCGGAATATCATCTTCAAGAAGATCCCTCGAGATATTTCGAGGTTTTAG
- a CDS encoding DEAD/DEAH box helicase, giving the protein MPSSYSEDASVEQPAIDIFKNINWDTLNAYQEELASNESSGTLSRSTRNEVVLAKHLKEKIREFNPKLPKEQVDEVIKELSKDRSSMHPVRANKEIYDLIREGVDVEYRGTDGKLKEVTVQIIDWNEPENNHYLLVSQLWVSGDYGNKRPDLVGFVNGLPLLLFELKKPARRIEEALNDNISDYKDTIPQLFWYNQFIFLSNGVDTKIGTISNPWEFYTEWKKISDEEEPGIVSLETAIRGMCEKNRLMDLLEHFILFENVQSKPKKLMARNHQYLGVNNAIQAVNRIEENKGKLGVFWHTQGSGKSYSMALLTRKIMRSIPGDWKFVIVTDRLDLDEQIYKNFAGVGAVTEPESEVRAESKEQLQQLLGENHRYIFTLIHKFHSRDGEEFPVISEDDNIIVITDEAHRTQYDTLAMNMRKALPNAAFLGFTGTPLIKGEDQKTREVFGDYVSVYDFKQSIEDNATVPLYYENRIPELELSNEHLNEELQQLLDDAMLNEEQEKKLEREFKQEYHLITRKERLETIAKDLVQHFLNRGFMGKGMMICIDRFTTVRMYDLVQKEWKAEEERLKKQIQSAGAHETDELLERLNFMKETDMAVVISKSQNEIKEFDEEGLDIREHRKRLEKESLDDKFKDDDDPLRLVFVCAMWITGFSVSSLSTLYLDKPMKSHTLMQTIARANRVFVDKNNGMIVDYVGVFRHLQKALATYATGKDNKEGDEDPPVKNKAELIEQLKAAIQKAKKYCNEQGVDLDKIINAKGFEKSKYQEEFAKILVDFEELNEEIEGAADKLLINEEKKKEFIAHAKTVNQLYKSILPDPKASQFLPARAALKAIADLIKRLGPSTEDDLNEVREEISNKLDESIKSKPYIIDEGSEPIDLSNIDFEKLKERFAKKKNKRVELQKVKATIEDRLEQMMEENRTRIDFKEEFEEMIERYNNYSVTAEIQLEELFKFVKKLDDESERHMRENLSEEQLALFDVVTLHDKVQLTKKERDKIKEGIKELLDKLKSEKLVLDWSKYQKRISDVKVTIEKELDGFLPDKYDRKLYAQTCSEVFDHVLQSY; this is encoded by the coding sequence ATGCCATCAAGCTACAGTGAAGATGCATCGGTTGAACAACCAGCTATAGACATCTTCAAAAACATAAATTGGGATACGTTAAATGCCTATCAGGAAGAGCTGGCATCCAATGAGTCTTCGGGGACGCTGAGCAGAAGTACGCGGAATGAGGTGGTATTAGCGAAGCATCTCAAAGAAAAGATTCGGGAGTTCAATCCAAAGCTGCCTAAGGAACAAGTGGATGAGGTTATTAAGGAGCTATCCAAAGACCGATCCTCAATGCATCCGGTTCGGGCAAATAAAGAAATCTATGATCTGATCCGGGAAGGTGTTGATGTAGAATACCGTGGAACCGATGGCAAGCTTAAAGAAGTAACCGTCCAGATCATTGACTGGAACGAACCGGAGAACAATCACTATCTGCTGGTATCTCAACTCTGGGTTAGTGGAGATTACGGCAATAAACGCCCTGACCTGGTAGGCTTTGTAAATGGCCTTCCACTGTTACTGTTTGAACTCAAGAAGCCGGCGCGCCGGATTGAGGAGGCTTTGAATGATAATATCAGTGACTATAAAGATACTATTCCACAGCTCTTTTGGTACAACCAGTTCATCTTCCTATCCAATGGTGTGGATACCAAAATAGGCACGATATCTAATCCCTGGGAATTTTATACCGAGTGGAAGAAGATCAGTGATGAAGAAGAACCCGGCATAGTTTCCCTAGAGACCGCTATTCGTGGGATGTGTGAAAAGAACCGGCTAATGGATCTGCTGGAGCATTTCATTCTGTTTGAGAATGTGCAGTCCAAGCCAAAGAAATTAATGGCTCGCAATCACCAGTATTTAGGGGTAAATAACGCCATACAAGCCGTAAATCGTATTGAGGAGAACAAGGGTAAGCTTGGAGTGTTCTGGCACACCCAAGGCAGCGGTAAGAGCTACTCGATGGCCTTGCTTACCCGAAAGATTATGCGATCCATTCCGGGCGACTGGAAGTTCGTGATCGTTACAGACCGGCTGGATCTGGATGAGCAAATCTACAAGAACTTTGCCGGTGTTGGTGCTGTAACCGAACCGGAATCTGAAGTCCGGGCTGAAAGCAAAGAACAGCTTCAGCAACTACTGGGAGAAAACCACCGGTACATATTCACCCTCATCCACAAGTTCCACAGTCGAGACGGAGAAGAGTTTCCCGTCATTAGTGAGGATGATAACATCATTGTCATCACGGACGAGGCTCACCGTACTCAATACGATACCCTAGCAATGAATATGCGAAAGGCTCTTCCTAATGCTGCATTCCTTGGCTTTACCGGCACCCCGCTGATTAAAGGAGAAGATCAGAAAACCCGCGAGGTATTTGGTGACTATGTAAGCGTGTATGACTTCAAGCAATCCATAGAAGACAATGCAACAGTTCCCCTATACTATGAGAACCGCATACCAGAACTGGAGCTCAGCAACGAACATCTCAATGAAGAGCTTCAACAGCTCTTAGACGATGCAATGCTCAACGAAGAGCAGGAGAAGAAGCTGGAGCGAGAATTTAAGCAGGAATATCACCTTATCACCCGCAAAGAGCGACTGGAAACCATAGCTAAGGATTTAGTGCAGCACTTCCTCAATCGTGGCTTTATGGGGAAAGGCATGATGATCTGTATAGATCGTTTTACGACCGTTCGTATGTACGACCTGGTTCAGAAAGAATGGAAGGCTGAAGAAGAGCGACTCAAGAAGCAGATTCAAAGCGCCGGCGCTCATGAAACAGATGAGCTATTGGAACGGCTCAACTTCATGAAGGAAACCGATATGGCGGTGGTAATCTCTAAGTCCCAGAATGAGATTAAAGAGTTTGATGAAGAGGGATTAGATATCCGGGAGCACAGAAAGCGCCTGGAAAAAGAATCGCTGGATGATAAGTTCAAAGATGATGATGATCCTCTACGGCTGGTTTTTGTCTGTGCAATGTGGATTACCGGCTTCTCCGTTTCAAGTCTGTCTACGCTCTACCTGGATAAGCCGATGAAGAGTCACACGCTGATGCAGACCATAGCGAGAGCCAACCGGGTGTTTGTGGATAAGAACAATGGAATGATCGTTGACTATGTAGGCGTCTTTCGTCACCTGCAGAAAGCTCTGGCAACTTATGCCACTGGAAAGGATAATAAAGAAGGGGACGAAGACCCTCCGGTCAAGAATAAAGCCGAATTGATAGAACAATTAAAAGCAGCCATCCAGAAGGCCAAAAAGTATTGTAATGAACAAGGTGTAGATCTGGATAAGATCATCAATGCAAAAGGGTTTGAGAAGTCTAAGTACCAGGAAGAGTTCGCAAAGATCCTGGTAGACTTTGAAGAGTTAAATGAAGAAATAGAGGGAGCTGCTGATAAGCTCCTGATCAACGAAGAAAAGAAGAAAGAGTTCATAGCCCACGCTAAGACAGTGAATCAGTTGTATAAGTCCATCCTGCCAGATCCTAAGGCCAGCCAGTTCCTGCCGGCGCGAGCTGCACTGAAAGCAATAGCTGATTTAATAAAACGATTAGGGCCATCTACTGAGGACGATCTGAATGAAGTACGAGAAGAGATTTCCAACAAACTGGATGAATCTATTAAGAGCAAGCCATATATCATTGATGAAGGCTCTGAACCGATTGATCTAAGCAACATCGATTTCGAGAAGCTCAAAGAGCGATTTGCTAAGAAAAAGAATAAGCGGGTTGAGCTGCAAAAAGTGAAAGCCACCATTGAAGATCGCCTGGAGCAGATGATGGAAGAGAACCGCACCCGAATCGATTTCAAAGAAGAGTTTGAAGAAATGATTGAGCGGTACAATAACTACAGCGTTACTGCTGAGATCCAGCTTGAAGAGTTATTCAAGTTTGTGAAGAAGCTGGATGATGAGTCCGAGAGACATATGCGGGAAAACCTTTCTGAAGAGCAGTTGGCCCTGTTTGATGTGGTAACACTACATGATAAAGTACAGCTTACTAAGAAGGAGAGAGACAAGATAAAAGAAGGGATTAAGGAACTGCTGGACAAACTGAAGTCTGAGAAGCTGGTGCTGGATTGGAGTAAGTACCAGAAGCGAATTTCGGATGTGAAAGTCACCATAGAGAAAGAACTGGATGGCTTCTTGCCTGACAAGTATGATCGAAAGCTATATGCACAAACCTGTAGCGAAGTGTTTGATCATGTATTGCAAAGCTATTGA